TGTGGGTGCCGCATCGGGCGGCGCAGGTAGTGGTGCAGGGCCGGGGCGCTGAGCAGCACCAGGCCGCTCAGCGAGCAGAGGAAGGTCGCGGCGTACACCCAGCGTTCGGAAGGTTCCAGTTCCCCAAAGGTCCGGTTAAAAGGCAGGATGATCAGGAAGCTCGTGAGGACCTGCGCGCCCTGGAGCAGAATACGCAGCTCATCCAGCAGGTCGGACAGTTTATCCGTCTCCGGCGTCTCGGGCATGTGAGGCCCAGCATACCCACCCCGGGCACCCGGCGCTGCCCACGCTCCGGCCAACCGTGAAGAAACGCGGTATAGGTGCGTCCCGGGGCGCGGCGTAGCGTAGGCGCATGACGAAAAAGAGCAAGGCGGCCTCCAAGACGAGTGGAACGGGCAAGGCGGCGGTGGCCGATCAGGCCCCGCAGGACCAGGCGGCCCAGGAGGCGGCTCCGGGCGTGCCCGCCCAGGGCGAGGCCAAGGCGGACGCCGCGCACCTCGACACGGTCAACAACGAGTTGGTGGATCACGGCTACCTGACCGAGGAGGAGTTCGGCACCGTCAGCGAGACGCTGCAACGCAACCTCGCCACCACC
The window above is part of the Deinococcus metallilatus genome. Proteins encoded here:
- a CDS encoding DUF6328 family protein encodes the protein MPETPETDKLSDLLDELRILLQGAQVLTSFLIILPFNRTFGELEPSERWVYAATFLCSLSGLVLLSAPALHHYLRRPMRHPQQFKETTTRLVWAGAVFMSLTLVLATRLVAAQVMPGMFTWIVPGVMALLLLGVWWAMPLWHERRTYGGRRS